In Methanomassiliicoccus luminyensis B10, a single genomic region encodes these proteins:
- a CDS encoding DNA-methyltransferase: MVRLEEGSGTSDYSDRRYLSAGEAANFLGTTVRELHRLVRESKVPVTIAGSGQQRFDIAHLREMGERAVPRPPVPERTVLEVNGTRQEVLCRGSQSMGELEDGSVHLVVTSPPYFDTKMYSPRPLRGDLGDVHSVDDWFDEIGRVWSECYRVLQPGRRAFINIMNLPVRQPDGGYRTLNLVGRTIDRCEELGFVFKRDIVWHKTNGVRAPFGTYPYPGGILINNMHEFILELEKPIPRALRPKKYAHVPAADKEASRLDKEFWLSIKNSDVWLMAPQASGDRRDHIAPFPAELPARLIRAFTFKGETVLDPFLGSGTTLLAAAALGRNGAGYEINPHIAGSAVEALKKRA; this comes from the coding sequence GTGGTGAGATTGGAGGAAGGGAGCGGTACTTCCGACTACAGCGATAGGCGGTACCTCTCCGCCGGCGAGGCGGCCAACTTCCTGGGCACGACGGTCCGGGAGCTGCACCGCCTGGTCAGGGAGTCAAAGGTCCCCGTGACCATCGCCGGCAGCGGGCAGCAGAGGTTCGACATCGCCCACCTGAGGGAGATGGGCGAGCGCGCGGTCCCCCGGCCCCCGGTCCCGGAGCGCACCGTTCTCGAGGTCAACGGGACCAGGCAGGAGGTGCTGTGCAGGGGCTCGCAGAGCATGGGCGAACTGGAGGACGGCAGCGTGCACCTGGTGGTGACGTCGCCGCCGTACTTCGATACCAAGATGTACTCCCCCCGGCCGCTGCGGGGCGATCTGGGGGACGTCCACTCCGTGGACGACTGGTTCGACGAGATCGGCCGGGTGTGGTCGGAGTGCTACAGGGTCCTCCAGCCGGGGCGGAGGGCCTTCATCAATATCATGAACCTGCCGGTCCGGCAGCCCGACGGGGGCTATCGCACCCTGAACCTGGTGGGGAGGACCATCGACCGGTGCGAGGAGCTGGGCTTCGTGTTCAAGCGGGACATCGTATGGCACAAGACCAACGGCGTCCGCGCCCCCTTCGGCACCTACCCGTACCCGGGGGGCATCCTGATCAACAACATGCACGAGTTCATACTGGAGCTGGAGAAGCCCATCCCCAGAGCGCTACGGCCGAAGAAGTACGCCCACGTCCCTGCCGCCGATAAGGAGGCCTCGCGGCTGGACAAGGAGTTCTGGCTGTCCATAAAGAACAGCGACGTGTGGCTGATGGCGCCCCAGGCCAGCGGGGACCGCCGGGACCACATCGCCCCCTTCCCCGCCGAGCTCCCGGCGCGGCTGATACGCGCCTTCACCTTCAAAGGCGAGACGGTCCTGGATCCGTTCCTGGGCTCCGGGACCACGCTGCTCGCCGCGGCCGCCCTGGGGCGCAACGGGGCGGGGTACGAGATCAACCCCCACATCGCCGGTTCCGCAGTGGAGGCGCTGAAGAAGAGAGCTTGA
- a CDS encoding 4Fe-4S dicluster domain-containing protein: MSMLTSALKNLFRRPFTTTYPAVPADLPPDNRGRVVWDMQKCIWCRKCERSCPSRAITTDKEAKTQTIVRHRCIGCNTCVEVCPTQTITMLPDYSKPDTAPVVHVFWVGMPKHEYRVEHLPRQEGRPAVQSLPDEDKGQEQRL, translated from the coding sequence ATGTCCATGCTGACCTCCGCGCTCAAGAACCTGTTCCGGCGCCCCTTCACCACCACCTACCCCGCGGTGCCGGCGGACCTCCCCCCCGATAACCGGGGGAGGGTGGTGTGGGACATGCAGAAGTGCATCTGGTGCCGGAAGTGCGAGCGCTCCTGCCCCTCCCGGGCGATCACCACCGACAAGGAGGCCAAGACCCAGACCATCGTGAGGCACCGGTGCATCGGGTGCAACACCTGCGTGGAGGTGTGCCCGACCCAGACCATAACGATGCTGCCCGACTACTCGAAGCCGGACACCGCGCCGGTGGTGCACGTCTTCTGGGTGGGCATGCCCAAGCATGAGTACAGGGTGGAGCACCTGCCCCGCCAGGAGGGCCGTCCAGCGGTCCAGAGCTTGCCCGATGAGGATAAGGGGCAAGAACAACGTTTATGA
- a CDS encoding thioredoxin family protein, whose protein sequence is MADVGPTELMHNVMELDQQNFAETIRNKDKLVVVEFYLPECPHCQRMAPIYEDLSREMADEAVFTRIHARDNWDLASQYGIQGTPTFKMFCRDQLLGEVVGETSATVLRNTIKDFIRHQEACASGRNASYELDGYG, encoded by the coding sequence ATGGCAGATGTAGGCCCGACAGAGCTGATGCACAACGTGATGGAGCTGGACCAGCAGAACTTCGCCGAGACCATCAGGAACAAGGACAAGCTCGTGGTGGTGGAGTTCTACCTTCCCGAATGCCCGCACTGCCAGAGGATGGCCCCGATCTACGAGGACCTCTCCCGGGAGATGGCGGACGAGGCGGTGTTCACCCGCATACACGCGAGGGACAATTGGGACCTGGCAAGCCAGTACGGGATCCAGGGCACTCCTACCTTCAAGATGTTCTGCCGGGACCAGCTGCTCGGCGAGGTGGTGGGGGAGACCAGCGCCACGGTGCTGCGCAACACCATCAAGGACTTCATCCGCCACCAGGAGGCCTGCGCGTCCGGAAGGAACGCATCCTACGAGCTGGACGGGTACGGTTGA